A window from Dehalobacter sp. DCA encodes these proteins:
- the rplU gene encoding 50S ribosomal protein L21, protein MYVIIETGGKQYRVKEGDVVNVEKLDVAVGQVLDLNQVLLVEKDGNVTVGAPVVDGVTVVAKVLEQGKGDKVIAFRYKPKKHVRVKKGHRQPYTKLSIETINA, encoded by the coding sequence ATGTATGTAATTATCGAAACAGGAGGCAAACAGTACAGAGTCAAGGAAGGCGATGTCGTCAATGTTGAAAAACTTGATGTAGCTGTCGGCCAGGTTCTCGACCTGAATCAGGTACTGCTTGTTGAAAAAGATGGTAATGTAACGGTTGGAGCTCCAGTTGTTGACGGCGTGACAGTTGTCGCAAAAGTTCTGGAACAGGGCAAAGGCGACAAAGTCATTGCATTCCGTTATAAACCCAAAAAACACGTTCGTGTTAAAAAAGGCCATCGTCAGCCTTACACGAAGCTTTCAATTGAAACAATCAATGCTTAA
- a CDS encoding Rne/Rng family ribonuclease codes for MKEIVITTEDHRMRAAVLEEGRLAEVLDDSGRESRLAGNIYKGKVSNIVTGIQAAFIDIGLEKNAFLYAGDIVNPEYVQVQNVPGSPVPLIESLLKEGQEVIVQVTREAVGNKGARVTTNLSLPGRFVVLLPGNRGYLGISRKITEETERERLNQLAQNLSIENAGLIVRTMAEGVAEKELADDIEKILEINQTLTERIKSKSGKGLIYSSSDPLSRLLRETIDEEVTRVITDDGEMTELLRTKLREVRCSVSGKIWTDFKGNLFERYHIGDEILKALKPKVPLESGGYLVIEQTEALTAIDVNSGKYTGESSLQHTLLSLNMEAASEISRQIRLRNLSGIIIVDFIDMEQNEDWNQLLEMLEKSFKQDKVKCKVVGRTRLGLVEVTRKKEGQTLAARNTEKCRECGGKGWHERRAREEPIEL; via the coding sequence TTGAAAGAGATTGTCATTACCACTGAGGATCATCGGATGAGGGCTGCGGTACTGGAAGAGGGTAGACTGGCAGAAGTCCTAGATGATTCCGGAAGAGAATCCCGTTTGGCCGGCAATATCTACAAGGGGAAGGTCAGTAATATTGTTACAGGCATACAGGCTGCTTTCATCGATATTGGGCTCGAGAAGAATGCCTTCCTCTATGCAGGGGATATTGTCAATCCAGAATATGTCCAGGTGCAAAATGTACCCGGATCGCCGGTGCCATTGATCGAAAGCCTCTTAAAAGAAGGCCAGGAGGTGATTGTTCAGGTCACCCGGGAAGCTGTCGGTAATAAAGGAGCCAGAGTTACGACCAATCTTTCACTGCCCGGGCGTTTTGTGGTACTCTTGCCCGGGAATCGCGGATATTTGGGGATTTCACGTAAAATAACGGAGGAAACAGAAAGAGAACGTCTTAATCAACTTGCCCAGAATCTCAGCATTGAGAATGCTGGTCTGATTGTCCGGACGATGGCGGAAGGCGTCGCGGAAAAAGAACTGGCTGATGATATTGAAAAGATTTTAGAAATCAATCAGACCTTAACGGAAAGAATCAAAAGCAAGTCTGGCAAGGGACTGATTTACAGCAGCAGCGACCCATTGTCCCGTCTTTTAAGGGAAACGATCGACGAAGAGGTAACCAGGGTTATTACCGATGACGGGGAAATGACTGAGCTGCTCCGGACAAAGCTCAGGGAAGTCAGATGCTCGGTTTCCGGGAAAATATGGACTGACTTTAAAGGGAATTTGTTTGAACGCTATCATATCGGCGATGAAATCCTGAAAGCATTAAAACCCAAGGTTCCGCTCGAAAGCGGAGGCTATCTGGTGATTGAACAGACTGAAGCCCTGACCGCCATTGACGTCAACTCCGGAAAATACACTGGAGAAAGCTCCTTGCAGCATACTCTGCTGAGTCTGAATATGGAGGCTGCTTCAGAAATATCCAGGCAGATAAGACTTAGAAACCTTAGCGGGATTATTATCGTCGATTTTATTGACATGGAACAAAATGAGGATTGGAATCAGCTGCTGGAAATGCTGGAAAAGTCTTTTAAACAGGATAAGGTCAAATGTAAAGTAGTGGGCCGCACCAGGCTGGGGCTAGTTGAGGTAACACGCAAAAAAGAAGGTCAGACCTTAGCTGCCAGAAACACCGAAAAATGCCGGGAGTGCGGCGGAAAAGGCTGGCACGAGAGAAGAGCGAGAGAAGAACCAATTGAACTGTAG
- a CDS encoding TIGR03936 family radical SAM-associated protein, with protein sequence MMKIRLAYTKKGEARYIAHLDLTRMLDRALRRAQIEVAFSEGFNPHPKIAFGPPLPVGVEGEQEYVDIEVKENKEQEKEAIREEAGETTEVGACDIGNIVERLQSQLPEGIKIIGAGIAVKGSKALMAVINLARYRTEALLLRPVEAEELRKACRNWLNRDEATGIRYQQGKKIERNIRPFVKNMTLISEEGVISADAQNHQVQLRLDIITGNAGSVRPVEILESLKNMEGLPVDISGVTTTREGLFIEQSDGALRNPLEVIATI encoded by the coding sequence ATGATGAAGATAAGGCTGGCCTACACCAAGAAAGGTGAAGCCCGGTATATTGCGCATCTAGATTTAACCAGAATGTTGGACAGGGCCCTGCGCAGAGCCCAAATTGAAGTGGCTTTTTCCGAAGGATTCAATCCTCATCCAAAGATTGCTTTTGGTCCCCCTTTGCCAGTCGGTGTGGAAGGAGAACAGGAATATGTCGATATCGAAGTCAAAGAGAATAAAGAACAAGAAAAGGAAGCTATTCGGGAAGAAGCTGGAGAAACAACAGAAGTCGGAGCATGTGATATTGGGAATATCGTTGAGCGGCTTCAGAGCCAGTTGCCCGAGGGCATAAAAATCATAGGCGCTGGGATCGCAGTAAAGGGAAGCAAGGCACTGATGGCTGTGATTAATCTTGCCAGATACCGGACCGAAGCGCTTCTCCTTCGTCCGGTCGAGGCAGAAGAACTCCGTAAAGCTTGCCGGAACTGGCTGAACAGGGACGAAGCAACAGGGATTCGCTATCAGCAGGGCAAAAAAATAGAGCGGAATATTCGTCCGTTTGTTAAAAACATGACACTGATTTCTGAAGAAGGGGTTATTTCTGCGGATGCTCAGAATCATCAGGTACAACTGCGCCTGGATATTATTACCGGAAACGCTGGTTCAGTCCGGCCGGTTGAAATCCTGGAAAGTCTAAAAAACATGGAAGGACTTCCGGTAGATATTTCAGGTGTAACGACAACAAGGGAAGGCCTGTTTATCGAACAGTCCGATGGGGCGCTCAGAAACCCACTCGAAGTGATCGCGACGATATAG
- a CDS encoding DUF2935 domain-containing protein, whose translation MQFSSGEQTPLRLLDEANFWKHQEYEHTNVIREIVPDLERKFVGELKEWEQSLTRTHSQVVQLTETLVRYGNTQPVVADQALRLISFSLEQSGRFVKFLFEILDLSQAVKKNPTAAAVIKHIIRESEYFIGITQTICSQG comes from the coding sequence ATGCAATTTTCTTCTGGCGAACAGACGCCGCTAAGATTGCTGGATGAGGCCAACTTCTGGAAACACCAGGAATATGAGCATACGAACGTCATCCGGGAAATCGTGCCGGATCTAGAAAGAAAATTTGTCGGAGAACTTAAAGAATGGGAACAGTCTCTGACAAGGACGCATAGCCAGGTTGTGCAGCTCACTGAAACATTGGTCAGATATGGCAATACGCAACCGGTTGTCGCCGATCAGGCTCTTCGTCTGATCAGCTTTTCTCTTGAACAAAGCGGCCGGTTTGTAAAATTCCTTTTTGAAATTCTAGATTTGAGTCAGGCAGTCAAGAAGAATCCGACTGCTGCAGCTGTAATCAAACACATCATCCGTGAATCTGAATATTTCATCGGGATCACCCAGACCATCTGCAGTCAAGGCTAG
- a CDS encoding TIGR03960 family B12-binding radical SAM protein, translating into MNQKDREWIRQKLGRILPQVIKPGRYVGGEWNMIKKDWEKTDVRVAFVFPDVYEVGMSNLALRILYGRINSYEEFLCERAFAPWPDMEEKLKQGGIPLYTLESFRPLLDFDVVAFTLQYELSYTNLLNVLKLSGIPLKSEDRKNGTESGGAYPFIFAGGPCAYNPEPLAPFVDFFFLGEGEEQFPAVLHVIQQARKNGKLKEAILVELAQIQGIYVPGFYEAEYKPDGSIQQITVREGISETVRKAVLQDFSSAYFPEKVIVPYTEAIHDRVMLEVMRGCTRGCRFCQAGMIYRPLRERSPEALLEQAEKSIKATGYEEISLVSLSTSDYTCINGVLKGLMAKMEPKGVSVSLPSLRLDSFDVEIAEQVQKVRKSGLTFAPEAGTQRLRDVINKGVTEEDLLRTAEASFKGGWSSIKLYYMIGLPTETYEDLDGIVEQARKVLELSRKLGKRGCRITVSASSFVPKPHTPFQWAAQDSMVTLREKQEYLRKKLRDYRIKFIYHDVEASFLEAIFAKGDRKVAELLEWAVNAGCKFDGWSEHFRYDLWKQGMEEIGIDPHFYANRRISEDEILPWDHLNSGVKKSYLLEEYKKALTEAVTPDCREKCSHCGVCPDLARPVKFSAP; encoded by the coding sequence ATGAATCAGAAGGATCGTGAATGGATCCGCCAGAAACTCGGCCGGATTTTACCGCAGGTGATTAAGCCCGGTCGTTATGTCGGTGGTGAATGGAATATGATAAAAAAAGACTGGGAAAAGACAGATGTACGGGTGGCATTTGTCTTTCCTGATGTATATGAAGTCGGCATGTCCAATCTTGCGTTACGTATCCTGTACGGCCGCATCAATTCTTATGAAGAGTTTCTTTGTGAAAGGGCCTTTGCTCCATGGCCGGATATGGAAGAAAAATTAAAGCAGGGAGGAATCCCGCTTTACACACTGGAATCTTTTCGTCCTCTGCTGGATTTTGATGTGGTCGCTTTCACGCTGCAATATGAGCTCAGCTATACCAATTTATTAAATGTCCTAAAGCTCAGCGGGATACCGTTAAAATCCGAAGACAGAAAAAACGGGACGGAAAGTGGGGGTGCGTATCCCTTTATATTTGCCGGTGGTCCATGTGCCTACAATCCTGAACCTCTGGCGCCTTTTGTAGATTTCTTTTTCCTGGGGGAAGGGGAAGAACAATTTCCCGCAGTTCTTCACGTGATTCAGCAAGCCAGGAAAAACGGAAAACTGAAGGAAGCTATTCTGGTCGAACTGGCCCAGATTCAGGGAATCTATGTGCCGGGTTTTTATGAGGCCGAATACAAACCTGATGGTTCGATCCAGCAAATCACAGTCAGGGAAGGAATTTCTGAGACAGTCAGAAAGGCGGTGTTGCAGGACTTCAGCTCGGCCTACTTCCCGGAAAAAGTGATTGTCCCGTATACGGAGGCTATTCATGACAGGGTAATGCTTGAGGTCATGAGGGGTTGCACCAGGGGATGCCGCTTTTGTCAGGCCGGAATGATCTACAGGCCGCTTCGGGAACGGTCTCCTGAAGCATTGCTGGAACAGGCGGAGAAATCCATCAAGGCCACCGGTTATGAAGAAATCTCACTTGTTTCGCTGTCGACCAGTGATTATACTTGCATCAACGGTGTCCTTAAAGGTCTGATGGCTAAAATGGAACCCAAAGGGGTCAGTGTATCCCTTCCCTCACTCCGCCTGGATTCATTTGATGTTGAGATTGCCGAACAGGTCCAAAAAGTACGCAAATCCGGACTGACCTTTGCACCGGAAGCCGGAACCCAGCGCTTAAGGGATGTTATTAATAAAGGCGTAACGGAAGAGGATCTTTTAAGGACGGCAGAAGCATCCTTTAAAGGAGGATGGAGCAGTATCAAGCTGTATTATATGATTGGACTTCCGACCGAAACCTATGAGGACCTGGACGGAATCGTCGAACAGGCCAGAAAAGTCCTAGAGTTGTCCAGAAAACTTGGGAAACGCGGCTGCAGGATCACAGTTTCGGCAAGTTCATTTGTTCCCAAACCGCATACGCCTTTTCAATGGGCAGCACAGGATTCCATGGTGACTCTAAGAGAAAAACAGGAATACCTCCGCAAGAAACTGCGGGATTACCGGATCAAGTTTATCTACCACGATGTAGAAGCAAGCTTTCTGGAAGCCATATTTGCCAAGGGTGACCGCAAAGTTGCGGAGCTACTGGAATGGGCGGTTAACGCAGGTTGCAAATTTGACGGGTGGAGTGAGCATTTTCGGTATGATCTGTGGAAGCAGGGAATGGAGGAAATCGGCATTGACCCGCATTTCTATGCCAACAGGCGGATATCAGAGGATGAGATCCTTCCCTGGGACCATCTGAACTCAGGTGTCAAGAAATCTTACTTGCTTGAAGAATATAAAAAGGCCCTGACTGAAGCTGTTACACCTGATTGCCGGGAAAAATGCAGCCACTGCGGAGTCTGTCCGGATCTGGCCAGACCCGTAAAATTCAGTGCGCCTTAA
- a CDS encoding methylated-DNA--[protein]-cysteine S-methyltransferase, giving the protein MTYTCTVNTPLGKMTAAAVQNELSGLWFIGQKYYPAVTSGWTENSEYPVFETLRRRLDFYFSGQEGQAWEEEQAASTERNAKGIMAGISVPKMDLCLAPVGTDFQKTVWEILLQIPYGKVITYGEIAQRIALVRGLTTMSAQAVGSAVGHNPISILIPCHRVIGGNGKLTGYAGGLDKKKALLRLEGRFLLKNKVLCYNNLSTNK; this is encoded by the coding sequence ATGACCTATACCTGCACGGTGAATACACCTCTTGGAAAAATGACAGCTGCGGCAGTCCAGAATGAGCTAAGCGGTTTATGGTTCATTGGCCAGAAGTATTATCCTGCTGTTACTTCCGGCTGGACAGAAAATTCGGAATATCCCGTTTTTGAAACGCTGCGTCGGCGGCTGGATTTTTATTTTTCGGGACAAGAAGGACAAGCTTGGGAAGAGGAACAGGCAGCAAGTACGGAAAGAAATGCGAAAGGTATCATGGCAGGTATTTCAGTCCCCAAAATGGATTTGTGTCTGGCTCCTGTGGGGACCGACTTCCAGAAGACTGTCTGGGAGATACTGCTGCAGATACCGTATGGGAAAGTCATAACTTACGGGGAAATTGCCCAACGTATTGCTCTGGTCCGGGGGTTAACAACGATGTCCGCTCAGGCGGTAGGCAGTGCAGTCGGGCATAATCCGATCTCCATTTTGATTCCGTGTCACCGCGTGATTGGCGGCAATGGAAAACTCACCGGTTATGCCGGCGGCCTGGACAAAAAGAAAGCCCTCCTGCGTCTGGAAGGTAGGTTTTTGCTTAAGAATAAGGTGCTGTGCTATAATAATTTATCCACAAATAAGTGA
- a CDS encoding manganese catalase family protein, with product MFKYADALLFPVEVNYPDPQFGRIMLEHYGGKDSEFSAATQYMNHRANMPNHFVRELLGLIAAEEHSHMEMIAEAINRLGGPPLCYVNSEGIPWNLTYVDQSLDPAAMLQADAEAEIRAKMLYDTHLTMTSDPGLKKMIRFLGDREDVHKHLFKKSQTMILQGAAPGSFSTLIREYRMSFPV from the coding sequence ATGTTCAAATACGCCGATGCGCTGTTATTTCCAGTAGAAGTCAATTATCCAGACCCGCAGTTCGGCCGGATCATGCTGGAACATTACGGCGGGAAAGATAGCGAGTTCTCCGCCGCCACCCAGTATATGAATCACCGTGCTAATATGCCCAACCACTTTGTAAGGGAGTTATTAGGTCTTATCGCAGCAGAAGAACATAGCCACATGGAGATGATTGCTGAGGCGATCAACAGACTTGGAGGACCACCACTTTGCTACGTCAATTCCGAGGGTATACCCTGGAACCTGACCTATGTCGATCAAAGCCTTGATCCTGCTGCGATGCTGCAGGCCGATGCTGAAGCTGAAATCCGCGCAAAAATGCTTTATGACACACATTTGACAATGACCAGCGATCCTGGTCTGAAAAAGATGATTCGCTTTCTGGGCGACAGAGAGGATGTCCACAAACACCTTTTTAAAAAGTCCCAAACTATGATCCTTCAGGGTGCTGCCCCAGGAAGTTTTAGCACATTAATCAGGGAATACCGAATGAGCTTCCCAGTCTGA
- a CDS encoding M50 family metallopeptidase — protein sequence MKVKVHPTFIILLILCILAGQVVRALLVFSLVIVHEACHILAARGYGIRCRSIELYPYGGTAVLDDSFEGKKKEETIIAFAGPAVNVVLFFFIQILRENGTLSGAWALEFAKTNFWLAAFNLLPVLPLDGGRIVRGLLAGSFGFVPTTRFLAAAGKCLGGAFVFAGFLMQGMGFYIYEPVLFIVLGIFFWIGSGKELDNARIVFLKQLCRKKERLLAQGLMPGRSLAVSRDTALKQIIDKFSADHFSLVSVMGKDDKIERTLSETEVIQGMMDFGLNCMVGKLKE from the coding sequence ATGAAAGTTAAAGTTCACCCGACCTTTATCATTCTGTTAATCCTATGTATACTTGCCGGTCAGGTTGTCAGGGCGCTTCTAGTCTTTAGCCTGGTTATTGTTCATGAAGCCTGTCATATACTTGCTGCAAGAGGTTACGGGATCAGGTGTAGGAGTATCGAGCTCTATCCCTATGGGGGGACGGCCGTTCTTGACGACAGTTTTGAAGGAAAAAAGAAGGAGGAGACAATCATTGCTTTTGCTGGTCCAGCCGTCAATGTCGTGTTGTTCTTTTTCATTCAGATTCTTCGCGAAAACGGAACCTTAAGCGGAGCATGGGCGTTGGAATTTGCCAAAACGAATTTCTGGCTGGCAGCCTTTAACCTGCTTCCTGTTCTGCCGCTTGACGGCGGCAGAATTGTCCGTGGCCTGCTGGCGGGGTCTTTTGGTTTTGTCCCGACCACCCGGTTCCTGGCGGCAGCCGGTAAATGCCTTGGGGGTGCTTTTGTTTTCGCTGGTTTCCTGATGCAGGGAATGGGCTTCTATATTTATGAACCGGTTCTTTTTATTGTTCTTGGCATCTTTTTCTGGATTGGCAGCGGCAAAGAGCTGGACAATGCCAGAATTGTTTTTTTAAAGCAGCTCTGCCGCAAGAAAGAGCGTCTTTTGGCGCAGGGGCTGATGCCTGGAAGGAGTCTCGCGGTAAGTAGGGACACTGCGCTTAAACAGATTATTGATAAGTTTTCTGCTGATCATTTCAGTCTCGTCAGTGTAATGGGTAAAGACGATAAGATCGAAAGAACGCTAAGTGAGACTGAAGTTATCCAGGGCATGATGGATTTTGGACTCAATTGCATGGTCGGAAAATTAAAAGAATAA
- a CDS encoding murein hydrolase activator EnvC family protein yields the protein MDPFERWDDWEFEKAAREIGRGYRDDQEYVRSNWKDHRTYFNKKPSGGLLAGWNGSQKRVLLSAFLFLTIVFSASGEDFVSKGVYAVYQGGMSSGNIYVALNTMAKEAIGLQNSESLPVNSVKEEIFYPPVAGAVKVAFESTDEDGTISSGIEIESALGTAVLCPQEGVVLEVSENEKFGKVIRINFGNGWEGLLGNFGDINVERGEPVSMGKKLGTVGVSSAREKPWLYLELQKDGQPVDPLTYLIQN from the coding sequence ATGGATCCGTTTGAGCGCTGGGATGACTGGGAATTTGAAAAGGCTGCCCGGGAGATCGGACGTGGTTACAGGGATGATCAGGAATATGTTAGGAGCAACTGGAAAGATCATCGGACTTATTTCAATAAAAAACCTTCCGGAGGTCTTTTGGCCGGTTGGAACGGCAGTCAGAAAAGAGTACTTCTTTCGGCTTTTTTGTTTTTAACGATTGTTTTCAGTGCCAGCGGAGAGGACTTTGTTTCCAAAGGCGTCTATGCTGTTTATCAAGGCGGTATGAGCAGTGGAAATATCTATGTGGCATTAAACACGATGGCAAAAGAAGCAATAGGCCTTCAGAACTCTGAAAGCCTGCCGGTGAATTCTGTAAAAGAAGAGATTTTTTATCCACCTGTAGCCGGAGCTGTCAAGGTGGCGTTTGAGAGCACAGATGAGGATGGGACGATCAGCAGCGGAATTGAAATTGAAAGTGCGCTGGGGACTGCTGTGCTCTGCCCCCAGGAAGGAGTTGTACTTGAAGTCAGTGAAAATGAAAAATTCGGAAAAGTGATACGGATCAACTTTGGCAATGGCTGGGAAGGCCTTTTGGGGAATTTTGGCGATATTAATGTTGAACGGGGTGAACCTGTTTCGATGGGGAAAAAATTGGGGACAGTCGGAGTCAGCTCAGCACGGGAAAAACCCTGGCTCTACCTAGAACTGCAAAAAGACGGTCAGCCGGTCGACCCCTTGACATACCTAATTCAGAACTAG
- the rodA gene encoding rod shape-determining protein RodA, with protein sequence MIKERDWNFIRGLDLGMVLAVVLLLGASLLILSTASINVMASDPYHYVKTQVVWIATGIVLAVIVAFTDYENYKKIGIWIYAFNIFLLLLVFAFGSEAKGAQRWIPITSTQSIQPSEFAKVLLIVTFASFLNEREGKLNNVKDFILPLLFVLPPTLLIFLQPDLGTAMVFGAIFIGMMFVAGANPIKFGAVIVGCIGAAIGAVALHLATNLPGPLKFLEGLPLPLKDYQINRFIAFLDPAKDTSGDGYHVIQSVWAIGSGGIWGKGYQQGTQAQYNFLPEHHTDFIFSVVGEEFGFIGTSILLFIFCILLLRMITVATKSRDRYGVLIVSGVVSMIVFHVFINVGMASGIMPVTGIPLPFITSGGSSMWANMLAVGLVLSVSRRGERRMF encoded by the coding sequence ATGATAAAGGAAAGAGATTGGAATTTTATCAGAGGTCTCGATCTTGGAATGGTCCTGGCAGTTGTGCTGCTTTTGGGGGCGAGCCTGCTGATCTTAAGCACGGCTTCCATTAATGTTATGGCGTCAGACCCGTATCATTATGTGAAAACTCAGGTGGTCTGGATCGCTACAGGAATTGTTCTTGCAGTCATTGTTGCGTTTACTGATTATGAAAACTATAAAAAGATCGGTATCTGGATCTACGCTTTCAATATATTCCTGCTTCTTCTCGTTTTTGCTTTTGGTTCTGAAGCGAAGGGTGCGCAGCGCTGGATACCTATCACCTCTACACAAAGCATTCAGCCCTCGGAATTTGCCAAAGTGCTGCTGATTGTTACGTTTGCCAGCTTTCTCAATGAGAGGGAAGGAAAACTGAATAATGTAAAGGATTTTATTCTACCCCTGCTGTTTGTACTGCCGCCTACTTTATTAATATTTCTTCAGCCTGATTTGGGGACTGCGATGGTGTTCGGGGCGATTTTCATTGGAATGATGTTTGTTGCCGGAGCGAATCCGATTAAATTTGGGGCGGTGATTGTCGGCTGCATTGGGGCGGCCATTGGTGCTGTTGCATTGCACTTAGCCACGAACCTTCCCGGACCGCTGAAATTTCTGGAAGGATTGCCGTTGCCTTTGAAAGATTATCAGATTAACCGGTTTATTGCTTTTCTGGATCCCGCCAAGGATACTTCTGGGGATGGATATCATGTTATTCAGTCGGTTTGGGCCATAGGTTCCGGAGGCATTTGGGGCAAAGGGTACCAGCAAGGCACCCAGGCCCAGTATAATTTTTTACCTGAGCATCATACAGACTTTATTTTTTCAGTTGTGGGCGAGGAATTTGGCTTTATCGGAACATCGATACTGTTGTTTATATTCTGCATCCTGCTTTTGCGGATGATTACCGTAGCCACCAAATCGAGAGACAGGTATGGGGTCCTGATTGTCTCCGGAGTCGTATCAATGATTGTTTTCCATGTTTTCATCAATGTTGGGATGGCTTCAGGAATCATGCCTGTCACCGGAATTCCTCTGCCGTTTATTACTTCCGGCGGCAGCTCGATGTGGGCAAATATGCTAGCGGTCGGGCTGGTCTTAAGCGTAAGTCGCAGAGGAGAACGACGAATGTTCTGA
- the minE gene encoding cell division topological specificity factor MinE — translation MWELLYRVLGKDNSGSRSQAKDRLRLVLVHDRATISPYLMNRLKEDLVKVISNYMVINEEGLEVYLNQDEKEVALMASVPVKKIRRDYMERTQSIS, via the coding sequence TTGTGGGAATTATTATATCGTGTGCTGGGCAAGGACAATTCCGGAAGCCGTAGTCAGGCCAAAGATCGGCTGCGGCTGGTTCTGGTTCATGACCGTGCCACGATATCGCCCTACCTGATGAATCGCTTAAAAGAAGATCTGGTCAAGGTGATATCGAATTATATGGTGATTAACGAAGAGGGATTGGAGGTATACCTGAATCAAGATGAGAAGGAAGTCGCGCTGATGGCCAGTGTTCCTGTAAAGAAAATTAGAAGGGACTATATGGAGAGAACACAGTCGATTTCGTGA
- the minD gene encoding septum site-determining protein MinD — MGETIVVTSGKGGVGKTTTTANLGTALAFAGFKVALVDTDIGLRNLDVVMGLENRIVYDIVDVTSGSCRIKQALIKDKRFNSLHLLPAAQTKDKTAVSPDEMEVLCEELREEFDYTLIDCPAGIEQGFYNAIAGADKAIVVTTPEVSAVRDADRIIGLLESSDLRNPKLIINRIRPRMVKQGDMMDIEDIVDILAIDLLGVVPEDEKIIVSTNRGEPAVMDGVSKAGEAYRRIAQRVRGEEVPLMNLDVSNSLMDKLKNLVGIR; from the coding sequence ATGGGTGAAACAATTGTAGTAACTTCAGGGAAAGGTGGCGTAGGGAAAACTACTACAACAGCAAATTTGGGGACAGCCCTGGCTTTTGCCGGATTTAAAGTTGCATTGGTCGACACGGATATCGGCCTTCGCAATCTTGATGTTGTTATGGGCCTCGAGAATAGGATCGTCTATGATATTGTCGATGTTACAAGCGGCAGCTGCAGGATCAAACAAGCACTTATTAAGGACAAGCGGTTCAACAGCCTGCATCTGCTTCCGGCTGCTCAGACGAAAGACAAAACAGCAGTAAGCCCCGACGAGATGGAGGTTCTCTGCGAAGAGCTGCGTGAAGAATTTGATTATACGTTGATCGATTGTCCGGCTGGGATTGAGCAGGGCTTTTACAATGCAATCGCCGGTGCGGACAAAGCAATTGTCGTTACGACGCCGGAGGTCAGTGCTGTCCGCGATGCCGACAGAATTATCGGACTATTGGAAAGTTCGGATCTGCGTAATCCAAAACTAATTATTAACAGAATCAGACCACGGATGGTTAAACAAGGGGACATGATGGACATTGAGGATATCGTTGATATCTTGGCTATTGATCTTCTCGGTGTGGTACCGGAGGACGAGAAGATTATTGTATCGACCAACAGAGGAGAACCCGCAGTCATGGACGGCGTTTCCAAAGCGGGCGAAGCTTACCGGAGGATTGCACAGAGGGTAAGAGGCGAAGAAGTCCCATTAATGAACCTGGATGTATCAAATTCCCTGATGGATAAACTGAAAAATTTAGTTGGCATACGCTAG